TTATTTAAATCTTTAGAAAATGATTTTTTTGCTTTGGCGGTGGTGGTTGAAGAAGTTAAACTAGATTTAGTATCGCCAGGTTATAATTGGATTTAATTGAATTAAAATTTTATATTCTTAATTTTAAATTTAATCAGTCTCTATAGGAAAATAATAGTTGATTGATGAAATTTCAGGCTGTGTATATCAATGAAGAAAGGAATAAAAGAAACTTTCCATAATCATTTGATGGACTGTGTCGATATTGCTAAGTGGTCTCCTTCATCGCATAATAGTCAGCCTTGGTTCTGTCTATTAGTAGAAGGTGATGCTCATAAAAAACAGCTGTTTAAGTTAGAGGTAAGTAATTCATTTCTGGAAGAGCCTGGCTATCATGTGATTTTATTAGGAGTAGATCGCAAACGCTGTTTGAAAAGTCTGATGGCGCACCAGCATGAAATGTATTTATCATTAGGCGCTTTCTGTCAAGTTTTACTGCGTTTATTACATCTGACTGGTTGTTTAATTGTAGAAAAACAATATTATGAAAAAACACCATTGCTGACTTGGGTTGATGATACTAAAGAACCCAGGTTAGCAGTGATTGTTAAGTTCAATCCTGACATATCAAAAAAATCAGAGCAATTTACTTTACAGTCATTGTATACTCGTTTCGTTGATTTAGTAAGGGCTCGAAAAACTAATCGGGGGCATTATTTACCACTGTCTTTTCAAGATTTGAATATTAATAATGAAAATGTCTTACAATATGCCAAGCTATATGATCAACAAAATAATCAGATAATTAATTTTAATCAATCCTGGCAGATTCGAACAATTACTGATTTAGTGGAGCAATATGCAGGGTTAGATTTTAAACACAACCAAGCCTGGTCAGAAACTTATCGGTATATCCATTTTTTATCTACTAACAAGCCTGTTGGGTTTTCTATTGAAAGTTTATTTGGGCCTTGTAGTTTCATTCGACGATTAGGGTTGGCTATTTTATTTAACCCAGTTGTCATTTTTATTCTGAATTATTTTAGTTTTCATCAACACATTGCTAATCAAATGGCGGCACTGGTAAAAAATGGTAACTTGTGTGTTGGTATTGTTATTGATGATAATCCCTCCGTCAAACAAACAATTATAGCTGGTGCTAGTGTGGTTGATAGTTGGTTAGCTGCAACAGCAAATGGCTTATCATATCACCCATTAAGTATTTTACTGCAACATGATCATGTACGTAAGCAGATGGAAAAGCGTTTGGGGATTAAAGGGCAACTTGTTTTTATTGCTCGAGTAGGCCTGGCAACATCATCCTTTCAAAATACGTCGCGAGTTGCAAAAAATCAGTTGCTTATCAAAGATACTATTTAGTCGAATTATATAAAACATGGTCAATACTGTTATGCAAAATTTTACCTC
This genomic interval from Spartinivicinus ruber contains the following:
- a CDS encoding nitroreductase family protein, with product MKKGIKETFHNHLMDCVDIAKWSPSSHNSQPWFCLLVEGDAHKKQLFKLEVSNSFLEEPGYHVILLGVDRKRCLKSLMAHQHEMYLSLGAFCQVLLRLLHLTGCLIVEKQYYEKTPLLTWVDDTKEPRLAVIVKFNPDISKKSEQFTLQSLYTRFVDLVRARKTNRGHYLPLSFQDLNINNENVLQYAKLYDQQNNQIINFNQSWQIRTITDLVEQYAGLDFKHNQAWSETYRYIHFLSTNKPVGFSIESLFGPCSFIRRLGLAILFNPVVIFILNYFSFHQHIANQMAALVKNGNLCVGIVIDDNPSVKQTIIAGASVVDSWLAATANGLSYHPLSILLQHDHVRKQMEKRLGIKGQLVFIARVGLATSSFQNTSRVAKNQLLIKDTI